One Capsicum annuum cultivar UCD-10X-F1 chromosome 2, UCD10Xv1.1, whole genome shotgun sequence genomic window carries:
- the LOC107859105 gene encoding 50S ribosomal protein L21, mitochondrial, whose protein sequence is MANRRCLQTLSRHLSYLLSPSPHSLNSISPQTLTPKLLYSLTSSPKCRQINNKFSYLHRQFCSNRTNNSEEEEEDESEGETDCDDDDDDVEGLESSSQPSREYTPEEKEKEAAEIGYKVIGPLQKSDRVFKPYEPVFAVIQIGSHQFKVSNGDSIFVEKLKFCEVNDKLILNKVLLLGSKTQTIIGRPILPDASVHAVVEEHALDAKVLIFKKKRRKNYRRTRGHRQELTKLRITDIQGVEKPEVVPILKTEKKGAKKVAVTA, encoded by the exons ATGGCGAATCGCCGATGCCTTCAAACCCTAAGCCGCCATTTATCATATCTTCTCTCTCCATCTCCACATTCCCTCAATTCCATTTCCCCTCAAACCCTAACCCCAAAACTACTCTATTCCCTAACTTCCTCTCCCAAATGCCGTCAAATTAACAATAAATTCTCATATTTGCACCGGCAGTTCTGTTCGAATCGAACGAACAACAGCgaagaggaggaagaggatgAAAGTGAAGGCGAAACTGATTGTGATGATGACGACGATGACGTGGAGGGTTTGGAGTCGAGTAGTCAGCCCAGTAGAGAGTATACTCCCGAGGAGAAAGAAAAGGAAGCAGCAGAGATTGGGTATAAGGTGATCGGCCCACTTCAGAAATCCGACCGGGTTTTCAAACCATATGAACCCGTTTTTGCTGTTATTCAG ATTGGTTCCCACCAGTTTAAAGTGAGCAATGGCGATTCCATATTTGTGGAGAAACTGAAGTTCTGTGAAGTCAATGACAAG TTGATTCTAAACAAGGTTCTGCTGCTGGGATCAAAGACACAGACAATCATTGGCAGGCCCATATTGCCCGATGCATCTGTTCATGCTGTTGTTGAGGAACAT GCATTAGATGCCAAGGTACTGATATTCAAGAAGAAGAGACGGAAGAATTACCGACGAACCCGAGGGCATcgacaa GAATTAACAAAGTTGAGGATTACGGATATTCAAGGAGTTGAAAAACCTGAAGTGGTACCAATTCTCAAGACAGAGAAGAAAGGTGCAAAGAAGGTAGCCGTAACAGCTTAA